Proteins from one Paraburkholderia phymatum STM815 genomic window:
- a CDS encoding excisionase yields MKIRLDEWLKVREFDRPPAIRTACLWVNACKIFPAPVKIGRSYYVQDGAVFRDGVQKPRLCSPSIRPWQPGRASGVVRAGNLHEPRPGYYVWRNPITKKTMSIGYVPIEQVFEVLEANAKAKEIVPTKRLVERMKIRKQ; encoded by the coding sequence ATGAAAATCCGACTTGATGAATGGCTGAAGGTGCGAGAGTTTGATCGGCCGCCTGCGATCCGCACGGCTTGCCTCTGGGTGAACGCCTGCAAGATCTTTCCGGCACCCGTCAAGATCGGCCGCTCGTACTACGTCCAGGACGGCGCTGTTTTCCGCGACGGCGTACAGAAGCCGCGTCTCTGTTCACCGAGCATTCGGCCATGGCAGCCAGGCCGCGCATCCGGCGTCGTGCGAGCTGGCAACCTTCACGAACCGCGGCCGGGCTACTACGTCTGGCGCAATCCGATCACCAAAAAGACGATGTCGATTGGCTACGTGCCGATCGAGCAGGTCTTCGAAGTGCTCGAGGCGAACGCCAAGGCAAAGGAAATCGTGCCGACGAAGCGGCTGGTCGAGCGCATGAAGATCAGGAAACAATAG
- a CDS encoding tyrosine-type recombinase/integrase: MLDKMPTTGVKPAMISALRHQDRAIRVALVATLEQAPKVALWLQNAMLLALISGQALSTIGRWERASVKNGGAVVTRAKTGVSIAIPLELRMETINMSLGEIIARCKASCVVSKYLIRHLRGNVNAPKGSAIKLKTISEKFLPVRRLAGYTADGDPTFHEIRSLSKRLYLEEDGVDTKALLGHRTRCNGGPVRKLARA; encoded by the coding sequence TTGCTCGACAAGATGCCGACGACTGGCGTCAAGCCAGCCATGATCAGTGCCCTGAGACATCAAGACAGGGCGATTCGCGTTGCGCTTGTCGCGACGTTAGAACAGGCCCCGAAGGTCGCGCTGTGGCTCCAGAACGCGATGCTGCTTGCGCTAATCTCAGGCCAGGCCTTGTCGACCATCGGCCGCTGGGAGCGTGCGTCCGTCAAGAATGGTGGAGCGGTGGTGACGCGAGCGAAAACAGGAGTCTCGATCGCTATCCCATTGGAACTACGCATGGAAACCATCAACATGTCGCTGGGCGAAATCATCGCGCGCTGCAAGGCGTCGTGTGTCGTCAGCAAATACCTTATCCGTCATCTGCGCGGCAACGTGAACGCGCCGAAGGGGTCGGCAATCAAGCTGAAAACCATCTCCGAGAAATTCCTGCCGGTGCGCCGACTCGCGGGCTATACAGCGGACGGCGATCCCACGTTCCATGAAATCCGAAGCCTGTCGAAACGCCTGTACCTTGAAGAGGACGGAGTCGACACAAAGGCGTTGCTCGGCCATCGAACCCGATGCAATGGCGGACCTGTACGCAAACTCGCGCGGGCTTGA